GCAATTTGATTTTTGCGGTGCCGCCATCTTTTTATTGTTGACCAGTCCTCCTCTCCGGGGGCATAACAAGTGATTCCATTCCTGGCCAGAATCTCCCGGGCCGCTTCCAATGCTTCGTTAACCGGTGTCCTTATCTCTGGGCCGGGCTTGATACCGAGCCATGCCCGTTTTGACTCGCCCAGGTTGTGGTAGGGAACAAGAGTTAGATAAGATAAACCGCTCTCCAAAAGAAAATGGGCCCATTCGTGGAGGTTTTCCACGGTATCGGTTAGCCCCGGAACAATCGGCAGGCGCGGCCAGACAGCAGGCCCCTCATCATGGTTGGCCAAGTTTGCAAGGGCGTGGATATTTCGCTTAATGACACTGTTCCCTGTCCCGCAAAGAGTTCGATGCTTTGCATCATCGAAAACCTTCACATCGAAAAGAACAAGGTCGATTTCTGATAAGAGGTCCCACACCAGTCCCCGCAGCCCGTCGGTGCCACAACGTTGCACATCATTGGATGGCCTACTTGGTTGCAAATCCCCTTCCAGGTTGAAGTGCCCACAGGTTTCCAGAACCAAGTGTATGCCCTCCTGGCTTAAACTACGGGCAAGTTCGAAAACAAAGCCAGCAAACATAGTCGGTTCTCCGCCCGTAAAAGTGACACCCCCTTTAGAGGCCCTGTAAAAAGGGTATTCCGGGCGGAGTTCCTCCATTATCGATCCAACAGAGCGGGAGATCCCAAAGCACACGAGAGCTCCGGATGGACACCGGCTTGCACAGGTAAAGCACAAGCGACAGAGTTTATGATCTCTATGACCGGAAGCGCGCATGGCTTTTTCAGGACAAACGCTTACACAGGTCCGGCAGTCGATACAGAGATGTGCCTTAAAGCCCAGTTCCTGTTTTGCGCTCCATGACTCCGGGTTTTGACACCAATCACAGCGGAGCGGACAACCCTTGAAAAAGACCAAACTCCGTATCCCAGGGCCGTCATGCAAGCAGAAGTGCTGGACTGAGAAAATCAACGGATCCTGTTGTCTGCCCACCTATCCGATTCCATGCGCCGTCCTTTCGATGATTTCGTCTTGGACGGCCGGTTGGAGATCGTTGAAGTAGGCGCAGTAACCTGCCACGCGAACGACGATTCCCGGGTAAGCAGCAGGATCGTCCTTGGCCGCCCGAAGCATATCAGCATCTAATACATTTATCTGAAGCTGCATACCGCCCTGGTTGAAATAGGCGTCGAGGATGCTTGAGATGGCCCGCCAACCGGCTGTCCCTTGGACAACCTTTTTGTCGAACTTGAGATTGAGGGCACAGCAGTTAGCCCACTTGCGGCTGTCGAGCGAAGCCGCTGAGCGCAGCATGGCTGTGGGGCCGCGGCGGTCTGCTCCATTAACGGGCGAGAGACCGTTCGATAGTGGCCGACCGGCTGGTCGCCCATTAGCCAGAGCGCCAGTAATGTGGCCGAAGCCTATATAGCAGGTCATAGAATAAATTCCTGTCACATATCGGCCTCCACGGGCATTAACGTGGGTGCTGACTGCCTCTGAGAAGACGTCAGCAGCAATCTGGGTCATGCGGTCAACTTCGGCATCGCCGTTGCCATAACGGGGCAAGCGATTGGCCAGTTCACTTTGGAAGGCCTCGTATCCCCGAAAGTTGGCCTTGAGGATTCGGACAAACTCCCGGAGGGTAATACGGCGGTCGTCAAAAACAATCTTCTTGAGGGCGTAAAGTGAATCGCCCACATCCGCAAGGCCGACAATCTGGATTGAAGTGAGATCGTAAACGGCTCCTCCCCAAGTTACATCTCGGCCGCGCTCGAGGCAACCATCAGTAATTATGGAGTTCACAGGGGTGGGCCGCCAGACGCGGTAGCCATCCTCCAGCCACCCGATTACTTTGGCCATTTCATCTACTGCATTGCATACTTGGGCCCGGAATGCCTTTACTACATCCTCGAAGGTGCGCATGTCGGTGACTGGTGGGGTGGCAGCGCCTAACCTGCTGCCCTTAAAGCCCCAACTCATAAAGCGCCGGCCTTGGTTAAGGGCTAATTCCAGGCAAAGAGGAAGATTGAAAAGGGCAGCGTCGGAGGAGTTGTATGTCCGACCTTGGCTGGCCATCTC
The Chloroflexota bacterium genome window above contains:
- a CDS encoding glycyl-radical enzyme activating protein; translated protein: MGRQQDPLIFSVQHFCLHDGPGIRSLVFFKGCPLRCDWCQNPESWSAKQELGFKAHLCIDCRTCVSVCPEKAMRASGHRDHKLCRLCFTCASRCPSGALVCFGISRSVGSIMEELRPEYPFYRASKGGVTFTGGEPTMFAGFVFELARSLSQEGIHLVLETCGHFNLEGDLQPSRPSNDVQRCGTDGLRGLVWDLLSEIDLVLFDVKVFDDAKHRTLCGTGNSVIKRNIHALANLANHDEGPAVWPRLPIVPGLTDTVENLHEWAHFLLESGLSYLTLVPYHNLGESKRAWLGIKPGPEIRTPVNEALEAAREILARNGITCYAPGEEDWSTIKRWRHRKNQIAG